In Thermodesulfobacteriota bacterium, the genomic window GCCCCAAGGGAGCCCGGCGGGGCGGTGTGGAACCACTCGAAGCCCTCGAGGCTGGTCGCCCTGGCGACGGCCGGCCGGCCGTCGCCGGAATGGAGCTGCCTGCCCATGTCCCGGCCCAACACCACCAGGATGAGAACAAGCGCGACCACGGCGGTCCCTGTGAGCGCCCATGCCGGGCAGCACGGCACCTCGGAGTCGAGCTGTGGGAGAGGCTGGTCCTGGTCTAGCCGTTCCGGTTGGCGGGCCGCAGCCAGGATCCTGGCGGTCAGGCCCGCGGGTGGCGACGGGTTGCCGGCAGCGCG contains:
- a CDS encoding anti-sigma factor is translated as MWSCPRYRRRLSPYLDGELAHEERARVARHLATCPACRAVLGEMHGLATTLRAAGNPSPPAGLTARILAAARQPERLDQDQPLPQLDSEVPCCPAWALTGTAVVALVLILVVLGRDMGRQLHSGDGRPAVARATSLEGFEWFHTAPPGSLGAAYLVLASSSPTPELK